One Streptomyces sp. NBC_01217 genomic region harbors:
- the cimA gene encoding citramalate synthase: MTTKAKAKATDDSFHVFDTTLRDGAQREGINLTVADKLTIARHLDNFGVGFIEGGWPGANPRDTEFFARAQQEIEFKNAELVAFGATRRAGGSAAEDPQVRALLESGAPVITLVAKSHDRHVELALRTTLEENLEMVVDTVSYLRGQGRRVFVDCEHFFDGYRANPEYAKAVVRAASEAGADVVILCDTNGGMLPAQVQAVVATVLADTGARLGIHAQDDTGCAVANTLAAVDAGATHVQCTANGYGERVGNANLFPVVAALELKYGKTVLPEGALADMTRVSHAIAEVVNLTPSTHQPYVGVSAFAHKAGLHASAIKVDPDLYQHIDPALVGNTMRMLVSDMAGRASIELKGKELGIDLGGDRELVGRVVERVKERELRGYTYEAADASFELLLRAEAEGRVRRYFRTESWRAIVEDRPDGTHANEATVKLWAKGERIVATAEGNGPVNALDRALRVALERIYPQLAKQELVDYKVRILEGRTGTESTTRVLITTGDGEGDWATVGVAENVIAASWQALEDAYTYGLLRAGVEPTE; encoded by the coding sequence ATGACCACCAAGGCCAAGGCCAAGGCCACCGACGACAGCTTCCATGTCTTCGACACCACGCTGCGCGACGGTGCACAGCGTGAAGGCATCAACCTGACGGTCGCGGACAAGCTGACCATCGCCCGGCACCTGGACAACTTCGGCGTGGGCTTCATCGAGGGCGGCTGGCCCGGTGCCAACCCCCGCGACACCGAGTTCTTCGCCCGCGCCCAGCAGGAGATCGAGTTCAAGAACGCCGAGCTCGTCGCCTTCGGTGCGACCCGCAGGGCCGGTGGCAGCGCCGCCGAGGACCCCCAGGTCAGGGCGCTGCTGGAGTCCGGCGCCCCGGTGATCACCCTGGTCGCCAAGTCCCACGACCGCCATGTGGAACTCGCCCTGCGCACCACCCTCGAAGAGAACCTGGAGATGGTCGTCGACACCGTCTCCTACCTCCGAGGGCAGGGCCGCCGGGTCTTCGTGGACTGCGAGCACTTCTTCGACGGCTACCGCGCCAACCCCGAGTACGCCAAGGCCGTCGTCCGCGCCGCCTCCGAGGCCGGTGCCGATGTCGTCATCCTCTGCGACACCAACGGCGGGATGCTCCCCGCCCAGGTACAGGCCGTCGTCGCCACCGTGCTCGCCGACACCGGCGCCCGGCTCGGCATCCACGCCCAGGACGACACCGGCTGCGCGGTCGCCAACACCCTGGCGGCCGTCGACGCGGGCGCGACGCACGTCCAGTGCACCGCCAACGGCTACGGCGAGCGGGTCGGCAACGCCAACCTCTTCCCCGTCGTCGCCGCCCTGGAGCTCAAGTACGGCAAGACGGTCCTGCCCGAGGGCGCACTCGCCGACATGACCCGCGTCTCGCACGCGATCGCCGAGGTCGTCAACCTGACGCCGTCCACGCATCAGCCCTATGTGGGTGTTTCCGCCTTCGCCCACAAGGCCGGACTGCACGCCTCCGCGATCAAGGTCGACCCCGACCTGTACCAGCACATCGACCCCGCGCTGGTCGGCAACACCATGCGGATGCTCGTCTCCGACATGGCCGGCCGTGCCTCCATCGAGCTCAAGGGCAAGGAGCTCGGCATCGACCTCGGCGGCGACCGCGAACTCGTCGGCCGGGTCGTCGAGCGGGTCAAGGAGCGCGAGCTCAGGGGCTACACGTACGAGGCCGCCGACGCCTCCTTCGAACTGCTGCTGCGCGCCGAGGCCGAGGGCCGGGTACGCCGCTACTTCCGCACCGAGTCCTGGCGCGCCATCGTCGAGGACCGCCCCGACGGCACGCACGCCAACGAGGCGACGGTGAAACTCTGGGCCAAGGGCGAGCGCATCGTCGCCACCGCCGAGGGCAACGGCCCGGTCAACGCGCTCGACCGGGCGCTGCGCGTCGCGCTGGAGCGGATCTACCCACAGCTCGCCAAGCAGGAACTGGTCGACTACAAGGTCCGCATCCTCGAAGGCCGCACCGGCACCGAGTCCACCACACGAGTCCTCATCACCACGGGCGACGGCGAGGGCGACTGGGCGACGGTCGGCGTCGCGGAGAACGTCATCGCGGCGTCCTGGCAGGCGCTGGAGGACGCCTACACCTACGGACTGCTGCGGGCCGGGGTCGAGCCCACGGAGTAA
- a CDS encoding ricin-type beta-trefoil lectin domain protein, with amino-acid sequence MIRSGRAARALLAAVLATAGLTGLSSGTAQAAGESVNIALTTTDDSGGRHVTRGLEAQAPVTFGAGNGGSGTNITVDENTRYQTFTGGGASFTDTAAYLMKSSGALSQATRDATMRKLFSPTDGIGLSFVRNPMGGSDLARFGYTYDDVPAGQSDPTLANFSIAHDLVDVLPLTKQAKQLNPALTTVASPWTAPAWMKDSGQLNGGWLKAENYGAYANYFVKYLQAYRDQGIPVDYVTAQNEPTCCSGYPSMSWNGSGLAYFTKSELLPKLQSAGLATKVLAHDWNWDTYDAYAAATVDDPAVRSHPNFGGVAWHGYGGDIAKQTTVHNQYPSMDAFQTEHSGGTWIADQQREDMLNIIDYTRNWAKSVTKWSLAVDQNRGPHNGGCGTCDGLITVHNGDSRSGQVDYNIEYYTMGHLTKFVRPGAARISSTASSTVPNVAWRNPDGSKALIAYNGGTSAQQITVNWGGQKFTYSLPGRTSATFTWSGTQSGSGGTSGVFSGPAGKCLDVAGGSGADGTAVQLYDCNGSAAQRWTVGTDGSIQALGSCLDVTAASTANGAKVQLYTCNGSSAQRWTYNATTGDVVNTAADKCLDITDQSTANGARAQIWTCTGAANQKWHLQ; translated from the coding sequence ATGATCCGATCAGGAAGAGCGGCCCGGGCGCTGCTCGCCGCCGTGCTCGCCACGGCCGGCCTCACCGGGCTCTCGTCCGGTACCGCCCAGGCCGCGGGCGAGAGCGTGAACATCGCGCTGACCACCACCGACGACTCCGGCGGCCGCCATGTGACCCGCGGCCTCGAAGCCCAGGCCCCGGTCACCTTCGGCGCCGGCAACGGCGGCAGCGGTACGAACATCACGGTCGACGAGAACACCCGCTACCAGACCTTCACGGGCGGCGGCGCCTCGTTCACGGACACGGCCGCGTATCTGATGAAGAGCAGCGGGGCGCTCAGCCAGGCGACCCGCGACGCCACGATGAGGAAGCTGTTCTCCCCCACCGACGGCATCGGGCTCTCTTTCGTACGCAATCCGATGGGCGGCTCGGACCTGGCGCGGTTCGGCTACACCTACGACGACGTACCGGCCGGCCAGAGCGACCCCACGCTCGCCAACTTCTCGATCGCACACGATCTGGTGGACGTGCTCCCGCTCACCAAGCAGGCCAAGCAGCTCAACCCGGCGCTGACGACGGTGGCCTCGCCGTGGACGGCCCCGGCCTGGATGAAGGACAGCGGCCAGCTGAACGGCGGCTGGCTGAAGGCGGAGAACTACGGCGCCTACGCCAATTACTTCGTGAAGTACCTCCAGGCCTACCGCGACCAGGGCATTCCGGTCGACTACGTCACCGCGCAGAACGAGCCGACCTGCTGCTCCGGCTACCCGTCGATGAGCTGGAACGGCTCGGGGCTCGCGTACTTCACCAAGAGCGAGCTGCTGCCGAAGCTCCAGTCCGCGGGGCTCGCGACCAAGGTCCTGGCCCACGACTGGAACTGGGACACCTACGACGCGTACGCCGCGGCCACCGTGGACGACCCGGCCGTGCGCAGCCACCCCAACTTCGGCGGGGTCGCCTGGCACGGCTACGGCGGTGACATCGCCAAGCAGACCACCGTGCACAACCAGTACCCGTCGATGGACGCCTTCCAGACCGAGCACTCCGGCGGCACCTGGATCGCCGACCAGCAGCGCGAGGACATGCTCAACATCATCGACTACACCCGCAACTGGGCGAAGTCGGTGACCAAGTGGTCCCTCGCCGTGGACCAGAACCGCGGCCCGCACAACGGCGGCTGCGGCACCTGCGACGGCCTGATCACCGTGCACAACGGGGACAGCAGGAGCGGCCAGGTCGACTACAACATCGAGTACTACACGATGGGCCATCTGACGAAGTTCGTCCGTCCCGGCGCCGCCCGGATCTCCTCGACGGCCAGCTCCACCGTGCCCAACGTGGCCTGGCGCAACCCGGACGGCTCCAAGGCGCTGATCGCGTACAACGGCGGTACGTCGGCGCAGCAGATCACGGTCAACTGGGGTGGCCAGAAGTTCACTTACTCGCTCCCCGGCCGTACATCGGCGACCTTCACCTGGTCGGGGACGCAGTCCGGTTCCGGTGGCACCTCGGGCGTCTTCTCGGGCCCGGCGGGCAAGTGTCTGGACGTCGCGGGCGGCAGCGGCGCCGACGGGACGGCCGTTCAGCTCTATGACTGCAACGGCTCGGCGGCGCAGCGCTGGACGGTCGGCACGGACGGTTCGATCCAGGCGCTGGGCTCCTGCCTGGATGTGACGGCCGCGTCGACGGCCAATGGTGCGAAGGTCCAGCTGTACACCTGCAACGGTTCGTCGGCGCAGCGCTGGACGTACAACGCCACGACGGGTGATGTCGTCAACACCGCAGCGGACAAGTGTCTGGACATCACCGACCAGTCGACGGCGAACGGGGCCCGCGCCCAGATCTGGACGTGCACGGGAGCGGCCAACCAGAAGTGGCATCTTCAGTAG
- a CDS encoding LacI family DNA-binding transcriptional regulator: MRVTIADVAREAGVSKTTVSRVINTKGEVDGSTAARVREVIAQLGYVPSSGAVGLARGSSRTVGMLVPSLTWPWMGEVLQGVVDTVEAADYGLLLFTCNRGAESVQRFTSQVSARAFDGLVVVEPENTLDHLTALHRGGLPIVLIDDRGHHPEFPSVVTTNREGGASAARHLRAAGRTRPLVITGPQNFGCVRDRLDGFRTVLPTDLVVHGDFTEGCGRLAVEQLLSSGAEFDSVFAHNDISAAGVLRALRAAGRSVPDDIAVVGFDDIPMAEHTEPPLTTVRQPTRQMGETAARMLLSHLGGTAVPDAPVVLPTELVVRHSAP; this comes from the coding sequence ATGCGTGTCACCATCGCCGATGTCGCCCGCGAGGCCGGCGTCAGCAAGACGACCGTGTCCCGGGTCATCAACACCAAGGGAGAAGTGGACGGTTCCACTGCCGCCCGTGTTCGTGAAGTGATCGCACAGCTCGGCTATGTGCCGAGCTCGGGTGCCGTAGGTCTGGCCCGCGGCAGCAGCCGTACGGTCGGGATGCTGGTGCCCTCGCTCACCTGGCCGTGGATGGGTGAGGTGCTCCAGGGCGTCGTCGACACCGTCGAGGCCGCCGACTACGGGCTGCTGCTCTTCACCTGCAACCGCGGTGCCGAGTCCGTCCAGCGCTTCACCAGCCAGGTGTCGGCGCGCGCCTTCGACGGGCTCGTCGTCGTCGAACCCGAGAACACTCTCGACCATCTCACCGCACTGCACCGCGGCGGGCTGCCGATCGTCCTCATCGACGACCGCGGCCACCACCCCGAATTCCCCTCCGTCGTGACCACCAATCGCGAAGGAGGCGCGTCCGCCGCCCGCCATCTGCGGGCTGCCGGACGCACCAGACCCCTGGTCATCACCGGCCCCCAGAACTTCGGCTGCGTACGCGACCGGCTGGACGGATTCCGTACGGTCCTGCCCACCGATCTCGTGGTCCACGGGGACTTCACCGAAGGCTGCGGCCGACTGGCCGTGGAGCAACTCCTGTCATCGGGCGCGGAGTTCGACTCGGTCTTCGCACACAACGACATCAGCGCGGCGGGCGTGCTGAGGGCGCTGCGTGCTGCCGGGCGGTCCGTGCCGGACGACATCGCCGTGGTCGGCTTCGACGACATCCCGATGGCCGAGCACACCGAACCACCGCTGACCACCGTGCGCCAGCCCACCCGGCAGATGGGTGAGACGGCCGCGCGGATGCTGCTCTCCCACCTCGGCGGCACGGCCGTACCCGACGCGCCGGTCGTGCTGCCCACCGAACTGGTCGTGCGCCACTCGGCGCCGTAG
- a CDS encoding ABC transporter substrate-binding protein, with amino-acid sequence MSARRHATLRALSLATAVVALAAGCSSANSGANKGGGASGVLTLGKPDGPQTNNSNPFLNTSAGATLGYRYMIYEPLAMTNQIKPAEKADPWLATDWKWEDNFTKVTFTLDPKAKWADGKPLTADDVAYTFDLLKEHTALNWNGIPFDGVAVEGKQVVLTFKDSQYVNQNKIIQTFIVPKHIWEGVKDPETWPNRNPVGSGPYKLKTFTPQTTTLTATPTYWKGATKVKELRYTAYNDNSAATTALASGKVEWSFVFMPNYKQLFIDKDPKNHKLWFPSGLGIHGLWFNTARKPFDNPALRKAMAMVVDRKAIYTQAEATLYPEITNPTGIPLPAGESFLAPEYKSATTAPDVAGAKKVLADAGFKLSGGVLKDPSGKPVELTFTDPAGWNDYITGLAIIKDNIKQLGIEAKVKTQTAEAWGADVANGNFDATLHWTNSGATPYDMYQNIMDGALLQPIGKAAQQGNFGRFKNDDATKALKDFATATEDSARTEAMNTLQKIMVEQAPMIPTAAAPIGAEYSTKNWVGWPTETDPYAPPQHTQPTVLEIVLKLKPSK; translated from the coding sequence ATGTCCGCACGACGTCACGCCACGTTGAGAGCGCTCTCGCTCGCCACCGCCGTGGTCGCGCTCGCCGCCGGTTGCTCGTCCGCCAACTCGGGTGCCAACAAAGGGGGCGGCGCCTCCGGCGTACTGACCCTGGGCAAGCCGGACGGGCCGCAGACGAACAACAGCAACCCGTTCCTGAACACCTCGGCGGGCGCCACGCTCGGCTACCGCTACATGATCTACGAGCCGCTGGCGATGACGAACCAGATCAAGCCGGCGGAGAAGGCCGACCCGTGGCTGGCCACCGACTGGAAGTGGGAGGACAACTTCACCAAGGTCACCTTCACCCTCGACCCCAAGGCCAAGTGGGCCGACGGCAAGCCGCTGACCGCCGACGACGTCGCGTACACCTTCGACCTGCTGAAGGAGCACACGGCGCTCAACTGGAACGGCATCCCGTTCGACGGGGTCGCGGTGGAGGGCAAGCAGGTCGTCCTGACCTTCAAGGACTCCCAGTACGTCAACCAGAACAAGATCATCCAGACCTTCATCGTGCCCAAGCACATCTGGGAAGGCGTCAAGGACCCGGAGACCTGGCCCAACCGGAACCCGGTCGGCTCCGGCCCGTACAAGCTCAAGACGTTCACCCCGCAGACCACCACCCTGACCGCCACGCCCACGTACTGGAAGGGCGCGACCAAGGTCAAGGAGCTGCGCTACACCGCGTACAACGACAACAGCGCGGCGACCACGGCGCTGGCGAGCGGCAAGGTCGAGTGGTCGTTCGTCTTCATGCCGAACTACAAGCAGCTGTTCATCGACAAGGACCCCAAGAACCACAAGCTGTGGTTCCCCTCCGGTCTCGGCATCCACGGACTGTGGTTCAACACCGCCCGCAAGCCGTTCGACAACCCGGCGCTGCGCAAGGCCATGGCGATGGTCGTCGACCGCAAGGCGATCTACACCCAGGCCGAGGCGACCCTCTACCCGGAGATCACCAACCCGACCGGCATCCCGCTGCCCGCCGGTGAGTCCTTCCTCGCCCCCGAGTACAAGAGCGCCACCACCGCACCCGACGTGGCGGGCGCCAAGAAGGTGCTCGCGGACGCCGGGTTCAAGCTCAGCGGCGGGGTGCTCAAGGACCCGAGCGGCAAGCCGGTGGAGCTCACCTTCACCGACCCGGCCGGCTGGAACGACTACATCACCGGGCTCGCGATCATCAAGGACAACATCAAGCAGCTCGGCATCGAGGCCAAGGTCAAGACCCAGACCGCCGAGGCCTGGGGCGCGGACGTCGCCAACGGCAACTTCGACGCCACCCTGCACTGGACCAACAGCGGCGCCACCCCGTACGACATGTACCAGAACATCATGGACGGCGCGCTGCTCCAGCCCATCGGCAAGGCGGCCCAGCAGGGCAACTTCGGCCGCTTCAAGAACGACGACGCGACCAAGGCGCTCAAGGACTTCGCCACCGCCACCGAGGACTCCGCCCGCACCGAGGCCATGAACACCCTGCAGAAGATCATGGTCGAGCAGGCGCCGATGATCCCGACGGCCGCCGCCCCCATCGGAGCCGAGTACTCCACGAAGAACTGGGTGGGCTGGCCCACCGAGACCGACCCGTACGCCCCGCCGCAGCACACCCAGCCCACCGTGCTGGAGATCGTGCTGAAGCTCAAGCCCTCCAAGTAA
- a CDS encoding ABC transporter ATP-binding protein yields MTTTDRTDDVVLEARGVTKHFPVRRTGRDLLAGRRRTVHAVDDVSLKLRRGTVTALVGESGSGKSTVARLLAQLYPLTEGEIRLAGKAVKAGRGRSFRTYVRQVQLIFQDPFASLNPVHTVRYHLTRALRIHGRAGDGEAELEQNLTALLNRVQLTPPHQYLDKFPHELSGGQRQRVAIARALGADPRVLLADEPVSMLDVSIRLGVLNLLKDLKDRLHLAILYITHDIASARYFADSTLVMYAGRIVEGGDSERVTQHPAHPYTQLLIASAPDPDRVVAEEEQEETGSGEPPSLIAPPAGCRFHPRCPRAMERCRTELPPRFDLEDGQWAACWLYADGGEDLGGQAADQHRKEAAK; encoded by the coding sequence ATGACCACCACCGATCGGACCGACGACGTCGTGCTCGAAGCACGCGGAGTCACCAAACACTTCCCCGTACGCCGCACCGGCCGCGACCTCCTCGCGGGCAGGCGCCGCACCGTCCACGCCGTCGACGACGTCTCGCTGAAACTCCGGCGGGGCACCGTCACGGCCCTGGTGGGGGAGTCGGGCTCCGGCAAATCCACCGTGGCCCGGCTGCTCGCCCAGCTGTATCCGCTCACCGAGGGCGAGATCCGGCTGGCGGGGAAGGCGGTGAAGGCGGGCCGTGGCCGGTCGTTTCGCACCTACGTACGCCAGGTCCAGCTCATCTTCCAGGACCCGTTCGCCTCGCTGAACCCGGTGCACACCGTGCGCTACCACCTCACGCGGGCGCTGAGGATCCACGGCCGGGCGGGCGACGGCGAGGCGGAGCTGGAACAGAACCTGACCGCTCTGCTGAACCGGGTCCAGCTGACTCCTCCCCATCAGTACCTGGACAAGTTCCCGCACGAGCTGTCGGGGGGACAGCGCCAGCGCGTGGCCATCGCCCGCGCGCTCGGCGCCGATCCCCGGGTCCTGCTCGCCGACGAGCCCGTCTCGATGCTGGACGTCTCGATCCGGCTCGGTGTGCTCAATCTGCTCAAGGACCTCAAGGACCGGCTGCATCTCGCGATCCTCTACATCACCCACGACATCGCGTCCGCCCGCTACTTCGCGGACTCGACGCTCGTGATGTACGCCGGCCGGATCGTCGAGGGCGGTGACAGCGAGAGGGTCACCCAGCACCCCGCGCACCCCTACACCCAGCTCCTCATCGCCTCCGCGCCAGACCCGGACCGGGTGGTCGCCGAGGAGGAGCAGGAGGAGACCGGCAGCGGCGAACCGCCCTCGCTGATCGCCCCGCCCGCCGGCTGCCGCTTCCACCCGCGCTGCCCCAGGGCCATGGAGCGCTGCCGCACCGAACTGCCCCCGCGCTTCGACCTCGAAGACGGCCAGTGGGCGGCCTGCTGGCTGTACGCGGACGGTGGCGAGGACCTGGGCGGGCAAGCCGCCGACCAGCACCGGAAGGAGGCCGCGAAGTGA
- a CDS encoding ABC transporter permease: protein MKYLLQRLAFYLVTAWAAITINFLIPRMMPGDPVQALLSRFQGQLDTSAINSLKALFGLDKQQSLWQQYTDYWAHLLDGDLGLSFTFFPTPVSEVIGQSLPWTLALVGVTTLISFVLGTGIGVFTGWRRGSWMDSLLPVTTFISAIPYFWLGLIAIALFAVKWPLFPAAGGYDSALVPAFDWPFISSALYHAALPGLTIVLSAVAGWILGMRNMMVTVSSEDYVMVAQAKGLSERRVMFGYAARNAILPNISGFALSLGFIVGGTLLVEMVFSYPGIGYQLFQGVGAKDYPLMQGVFLIITLSVLAANLLADVIYMVLDPRTRREA from the coding sequence GTGAAGTACCTGCTGCAGAGGCTCGCCTTCTACCTGGTCACCGCGTGGGCCGCGATCACCATCAACTTCCTGATCCCGCGCATGATGCCCGGCGACCCCGTCCAGGCGCTGCTCTCCCGCTTCCAGGGCCAGCTCGACACCAGCGCCATCAACTCGCTCAAGGCGCTCTTCGGACTCGACAAGCAGCAGTCGCTCTGGCAGCAGTACACCGACTACTGGGCGCATCTGCTCGACGGCGACCTCGGGCTCTCCTTCACCTTCTTCCCGACCCCGGTCAGCGAGGTGATCGGCCAGTCGTTGCCGTGGACACTCGCGCTCGTCGGCGTCACCACCCTGATCAGCTTCGTGCTCGGCACCGGCATCGGTGTCTTCACCGGCTGGCGGCGCGGCTCCTGGATGGACAGCCTGCTGCCCGTCACCACGTTCATCTCCGCCATCCCGTACTTCTGGCTGGGGCTGATCGCCATCGCGCTGTTCGCCGTGAAGTGGCCGCTCTTCCCGGCCGCGGGCGGTTACGACAGTGCACTGGTGCCCGCGTTCGACTGGCCGTTCATCTCCAGCGCGCTCTATCACGCCGCCCTGCCGGGCCTCACGATCGTGCTCAGCGCCGTGGCCGGCTGGATCCTCGGCATGCGGAACATGATGGTGACGGTGTCCAGCGAGGACTACGTCATGGTCGCCCAGGCCAAGGGGCTCTCCGAGCGGCGGGTGATGTTCGGATACGCGGCACGCAACGCGATCCTGCCCAACATCTCCGGCTTCGCCCTCTCCCTGGGCTTCATCGTCGGCGGCACGCTGCTGGTGGAGATGGTCTTCTCCTACCCGGGCATCGGCTACCAGCTCTTCCAGGGCGTGGGTGCCAAGGACTACCCCCTGATGCAGGGCGTCTTCCTCATCATCACGCTCTCGGTCCTCGCGGCGAACCTCCTCGCCGACGTCATCTACATGGTCCTCGACCCCCGTACCCGAAGGGAGGCCTAG